A segment of the Sphingobium sp. EM0848 genome:
TGGCCACCGTCAGATGGACGTGCGGATGATCGGTGTCGGTGTGAAGCGCCAGCATATAGGCGTGATTGTCTTCGAACAGGATCCGGGCGAACGCCTGGGCGGCATCCTGCAGCGTCTCGGGATCGGTCGAACCGCCGGGCATGGAAAGGACCAGCGACAGCGAGGTCGGCCGGTCGCGGCCATGCTCGTTCATCGCCTCGTCGAACATGGCCCAGTCCTGCGCGATCTCCTTCAGCCGTTTGGGATCATCGATGATCTCGCCCTCGCTCGAGCGCACCGCAAGCTTCCCGTGCCGCGCAACATAGCCGAAATGCTCGGAAAGATGATGCGCGCCATATTGCTTACCCGAGACCTTGACCATGACCTCCGGGGCCTTGCGCACGATCCGCTCGAGCTTGGCCCGAGCCTCGGCCTGGCTCAGCGGCGCGGCGCGCGCCTGCCTTCCCCGGCCCGATCCGCCTCGCCCGACGCGGACATAGGCTCCCCGCAGTGTCCGTTTACCGCCGGTGGGCGGCCGCCATGCCTCCATGAGGCTGGGCAGCGGCAAGATGCCCTCCTCCTCAAACATCGAGGCTATCCCAATAGGCAAGATCGCCCTTGAGCGCAGTGCCAAGACCGGCAAGCGCCGTCCGGATTTCCGTCCGAAAGCTTGCCACCCGCCCCGCCTCGCGCGCGACATCGAGTCCGGATTCCACCATCACCGAGGCATTGAGCGCACGCGTTGCCTGATTGAGATTGATGCCGATCCGGTTGAGCTCGCGCCACGCCTGAGCCACTGCCGCCCGTTCTTCGAGCGGCAGCGGTGCCGCCGAATGCAGGCGGCACCGCACCAGCCTCGTCACCCAGTCGGTTCGCTTCATACCCAAAGCATCGGCCTCGGCATCCAGCGCGGCAATTTCCGCATCGGTCAACCGGATCTCAAACCGCCGCGTTGCTCGCTCCCGTCGGCGAACTCGTCCCGGCCTCCCGCCCTCCTCCGCGTCCACTGCATTCATGACGAGGCGCCGCAGCAAAGCCGAGCGGCCACCGGCGCTCTCCGCCACAGCATCGAAGCGCTGGGCGACTTCTTCGTCGAGACGGAAGGTGAAGACGGGCATGCATCGAAGACTATTGTCATACATCCCCGGCGTCACGCCTATCCGGCCCTCACCTTCACTCAACTCATCTGATAGTCTGCTTGAGCAGACTTCGACCATTCTTGGCAAAATGCGCCTATCATTCACGCCTGATCCACGAA
Coding sequences within it:
- a CDS encoding relaxase/mobilization nuclease domain-containing protein, whose translation is MFEEEGILPLPSLMEAWRPPTGGKRTLRGAYVRVGRGGSGRGRQARAAPLSQAEARAKLERIVRKAPEVMVKVSGKQYGAHHLSEHFGYVARHGKLAVRSSEGEIIDDPKRLKEIAQDWAMFDEAMNEHGRDRPTSLSLVLSMPGGSTDPETLQDAAQAFARILFEDNHAYMLALHTDTDHPHVHLTVATEGADGTRLNPRKADLHHMRETFAHELRTRGIAAEATPRRARGYVQKRVRSAALHLDARIGQEGRRLNMDELNVLRARAYARARDEERRPQDVMALVRQKQIRGAYAEAAVALARTGEADDQALSDEIAGFLAAMPPAVSRRLALAREMMQGRQATHPARELEGGAGPERPPPERGRER
- a CDS encoding plasmid mobilization relaxosome protein MobC gives rise to the protein MPVFTFRLDEEVAQRFDAVAESAGGRSALLRRLVMNAVDAEEGGRPGRVRRRERATRRFEIRLTDAEIAALDAEADALGMKRTDWVTRLVRCRLHSAAPLPLEERAAVAQAWRELNRIGINLNQATRALNASVMVESGLDVAREAGRVASFRTEIRTALAGLGTALKGDLAYWDSLDV